AGAATCTGAATAAGGGATTCGAAAAAGTAGTGATTGGGGAAATAGTCAGTCTAACAAAGCATCCCGATGCAGATCGGCTATGGGTTTGCGTTGTAAACGTGGGGCAAGAAGAAGTGACGATTGTCACGGGTGCCCAAAACTTATTGGTGGGGGATCGGATTCCTGTGGCTATGGTAGGGGCGACGCTTCCCAATGACCTTTCTATCCGGAAGTCCAAACTTAGGGGGGTTGTCTCACTTGGCATGTTGTGTTCGCGTGAGGAGCTTCTACTTGATGCATCAGTAGGATCAGATCGCAGTGAAAATGGGATTCTTATTTTGACACCAGGTGCTCCTATCGGCGAGAACTTTGGCAACTATTTAGGTCGCGAAGACAGTGTTTTAGACCTAGAACTATACCCGAATCGGCCAGATTGCTTGGCCATGGTAAATGTCGCTCGCGAAGTTGCGTGTCTCACCAGGAAGAAGCCCCATCTGACAAAATGGGCGGAAAAGGATCAAGTGCTATCCCTACCAACGGACCCGGATCTTCGGATTATTATCGAGGATGACGAGTTATGTCATCGTTATGCTGGTTTAGTCGTTGAGGATGTTCATATTGCTCCTTCTCCAGAATGGATGCAGAGACGACTGAAAGCTGCAGGAGTGCGCCCCATTAATAATATTGTCGATATTACAAACTACTGTATGTTGGAAATGGGACAACCACTACATGCCTTTGACCGAGATAAAATACGGGGAGATATCCACGTTCGAGCTGCTCACCCCGAAGAGAAAATCAACACTTTAGATGGAGTGGAACGGAAACTTCAAACAGATACCTTACTCATCGCGGATGACCACCAGGCTTTAGCAGTAGCTGGCGTAATGGGTGGGTTAGACAGTGAAGTGACACAGGATACGACTCGGCTTATGATTGAATCCGCACATTTTTCCGGAGTGAGTATCCGTCGGACAAGTCGTCGCTTAGGGCTTAGGTCGGAGGCTTCTAATCGATTTGAAAAGGGTATAGATGTACAAGGAATCGTAGCCACACTAGGGCGAGTTTGTGATCTACTTCTAGACTTAGGGGCGGGACGCCCTGTTGCCCTGGTGGATGAAGTAAAGAAAATTCCTCCTCATCGGCAAGTAAGTCTCTCAGCAGAACATACGTCAACGGTTCTTGGGATTGAGCTCAAAACAGCCGAGATTCGTGAAGTGCTAGAGAATTTGAACTTTAGGTATGAGGAACAAGCAGGACTTTTCCAGGTTGAGATTCCAACTTACCGCTCAGATATTGAAATCGAAGAAGACCTAATGGAAGAAGTGGCTCGCTTAATTGGGTATGACCGAATTCCAACAACTCTACCTCAAGGGGATTTGACGCAAGGTAGGAGGACTCCTGAACAGGAGTTTCGCCGGAGGTTACGCAAGACCCTGGCCCAATCCGGAATGGATGAGGTGATGACCTATACATTCACACGCGCGGACACTGATGCCCAGTGGGGTAGCGCAAAGCATTCGATTCCGTTGCTTAATCCTTTACGAGAAGAACTTAGTGTGATGCGTACCACTCTACTGCCAGGGCTCCTCGATGTTGCAGCTCGGAATATTTCTCGGCGTAACACGGATGTAAGCATTTTCGAGATTGGGAATACTTATTGGGGAGAGGAACAGCCTTTACGGAATCTTCCTCGAGAAGAACTTCGTGTTGCGGGGGTCGCAGTGGGTAAGGGTGGAAGGCATTGGCTAAACCAATCGGTGGAGTATGATTTCTATTATCTTAAGGGAATTATGGAAGAAGTGGCTCTGGAATTTGGACTTAAATTGGACTATCGTAGGGCTAAAAACGAATTGCTATTACACCCGGGCCGTTCTGCTGATATTTATCTTCAGAATCAACGCATTGGATTTCTTGGTGAAATGCACCCATCCCTGGAGAAGGAGTGGGGCCTTGAACGGGTGGTCGTTTTCGAATTAGAGTTAGCGGGATTATTTGCTCGGATGCGACAAACTGTTCGTGCACACTCTATTCCTCGTTTCCCTGCGATCCAAAGGGATCTGGCTATCGTTGTGTCCGTTGAAACTTCGGCTGATGCTGTTATGGCTAAGATGCGAAAGCTCGGCGGGGATTTGTTGCAACAAGTAGAGATATTTGATGTTTATACGGGAAAACCTATACCAGATGATCGCAAAAGCCTGGCATTCTCGTTACGCTACCAGTCCTTAGAGCGGACGCTGACGGATGATGAAGTAAATATACTGAATTCAAGAGTTTCAGAGGGAATTCAGCAGGAGTTTGACGCAGAATGGCGAAAATAGAGTAGGAGAAAGAGAGCGAGGGAAGAATTGTGTCGCATGAACCAGTTAAAATCACCGTTGAGATTTTTGGGGAAAAGCATGTGCTCCGCGGTGAAGGGACAGCACCGTATATTCTAGGGTTGGCGCATGAAGTGGATAATAAGATGCGTCAGATCGCTCAACGGCTACCTCGCTTGGGTATTCACCAAATTGCCATTTTGACCGCCCTTAATTTAGCAGATGAACTCGCAAAGTTGCGAGAAGAACAAGAGACATTGATGCAGCTGCTCGGAGAGAAGACAGAGTAATTGAGTACTAATATGGTTTAAGGCACCTGGA
This region of Desulfosporosinus sp. Sb-LF genomic DNA includes:
- the pheT gene encoding phenylalanine--tRNA ligase subunit beta yields the protein MKVSLEWLRELVDVDQSAEDLAETLTRGGIEVEGVENLNKGFEKVVIGEIVSLTKHPDADRLWVCVVNVGQEEVTIVTGAQNLLVGDRIPVAMVGATLPNDLSIRKSKLRGVVSLGMLCSREELLLDASVGSDRSENGILILTPGAPIGENFGNYLGREDSVLDLELYPNRPDCLAMVNVAREVACLTRKKPHLTKWAEKDQVLSLPTDPDLRIIIEDDELCHRYAGLVVEDVHIAPSPEWMQRRLKAAGVRPINNIVDITNYCMLEMGQPLHAFDRDKIRGDIHVRAAHPEEKINTLDGVERKLQTDTLLIADDHQALAVAGVMGGLDSEVTQDTTRLMIESAHFSGVSIRRTSRRLGLRSEASNRFEKGIDVQGIVATLGRVCDLLLDLGAGRPVALVDEVKKIPPHRQVSLSAEHTSTVLGIELKTAEIREVLENLNFRYEEQAGLFQVEIPTYRSDIEIEEDLMEEVARLIGYDRIPTTLPQGDLTQGRRTPEQEFRRRLRKTLAQSGMDEVMTYTFTRADTDAQWGSAKHSIPLLNPLREELSVMRTTLLPGLLDVAARNISRRNTDVSIFEIGNTYWGEEQPLRNLPREELRVAGVAVGKGGRHWLNQSVEYDFYYLKGIMEEVALEFGLKLDYRRAKNELLLHPGRSADIYLQNQRIGFLGEMHPSLEKEWGLERVVVFELELAGLFARMRQTVRAHSIPRFPAIQRDLAIVVSVETSADAVMAKMRKLGGDLLQQVEIFDVYTGKPIPDDRKSLAFSLRYQSLERTLTDDEVNILNSRVSEGIQQEFDAEWRK
- the zapA gene encoding cell division protein ZapA codes for the protein MSHEPVKITVEIFGEKHVLRGEGTAPYILGLAHEVDNKMRQIAQRLPRLGIHQIAILTALNLADELAKLREEQETLMQLLGEKTE